A window of the Gemmatimonadota bacterium genome harbors these coding sequences:
- a CDS encoding plastocyanin/azurin family copper-binding protein, translating to MRHVMSAKLVASLCLFPTLVAACGGSDPTSSDPVATTSVSVLDDVFAPANILVDPGATVTWTWAGDNPHRIRWVSAGLGDSPLQTTGAHQQAMPQGAGAYAYYCTEHGTPTSGMRGSVIVE from the coding sequence ATGCGCCACGTCATGTCCGCCAAGCTCGTCGCCTCGCTCTGCCTCTTTCCGACGCTCGTCGCCGCGTGCGGCGGGAGCGACCCGACCTCCTCCGACCCCGTGGCGACCACATCGGTTTCCGTCCTCGACGATGTCTTCGCTCCGGCCAACATTCTCGTGGATCCGGGGGCGACCGTCACCTGGACCTGGGCAGGGGACAATCCCCACCGGATTCGTTGGGTGTCCGCTGGACTGGGAGATTCTCCGCTCCAGACAACGGGCGCCCACCAGCAGGCGATGCCGCAGGGCGCCGGCGCCTACGCTTACTACTGCACCGAGCACGGCACGCCGACGAGCGGAATGCGTGGGAGCGTGATCGTGGAGTAA
- the phnE gene encoding phosphonate ABC transporter, permease protein PhnE, which translates to MRLGLTIGVLAYLVLALATLQLDLARMSEGIARAGEFFGGWLRPDFLTRWGEIRDGLVESLAMTAVATAAGLALSIPLGLCAARNLVSAPVYFVSRSLLAVSRGFHEILLAILFVAMFGFGPFAGLATLVVGTVGFLGKLFAEAIEEIDRRPLEALTAVGAPWTSRVLFGVVPQVIPRVLGLSLYRLDINFRESAVIGLVGAGGIGATLTTAFSRYEFETVSAILIAIIALVFGAELASGHLRRRLL; encoded by the coding sequence GTGAGGCTCGGGCTCACGATCGGCGTCCTGGCCTATCTCGTCCTCGCCCTTGCGACCCTCCAGCTGGACCTGGCTCGGATGTCCGAGGGGATCGCCCGGGCCGGAGAGTTCTTCGGGGGTTGGCTTAGGCCGGACTTCCTGACCCGCTGGGGGGAGATCCGGGACGGCCTCGTCGAGAGCCTTGCGATGACGGCGGTCGCGACGGCGGCGGGTCTCGCGCTTTCCATTCCCCTTGGCCTCTGCGCGGCGCGCAACCTGGTGAGCGCTCCCGTTTACTTCGTCTCCCGGAGCCTCCTGGCCGTTTCCCGCGGATTCCACGAGATCCTCCTGGCGATCCTCTTCGTGGCCATGTTCGGGTTCGGACCTTTCGCCGGACTCGCGACCCTGGTAGTCGGGACCGTGGGGTTCCTGGGGAAACTTTTTGCCGAAGCCATCGAAGAGATTGACCGGCGGCCGCTCGAGGCCCTCACGGCCGTCGGGGCCCCTTGGACCTCGCGCGTTCTCTTCGGAGTCGTCCCGCAGGTGATCCCTCGGGTGCTGGGCCTTTCGCTATACCGACTCGACATCAACTTCCGCGAATCCGCCGTGATCGGTCTCGTCGGTGCCGGCGGCATCGGGGCGACACTCACGACTGCCTTCAGTCGCTACGAATTCGAGACGGTGTCCGCCATCCTCATTGCGATCATCGCGCTAGTCTTCGGGGCCGAGCTCGCATCGGGACACCTTCGCCGGAGGCTTCTCTGA
- a CDS encoding sigma-54 dependent transcriptional regulator: MNKQGATILVVDDDATMRDVLEMRLQTWGYRVLLAGDAHEASALLEKEDPDLVLSDVVMPELSGLDLLRTLKRSDPDRPVILLTAHGTVEMAVEAMKAGALDFLTKPLNYGNLRTVLDQASHDRDLLKSQGSAPAESSDRAFGRFVGSSSPMVEIYELIDSLAGSDAPVLITGESGTGKELAARTIHELSERSQGPFVAMNAAAIPRDLVESEIFGHEKGSFTGASHDRIGCFELADGGTLFLDEISEMPIELQPKLLRVLDEARFRRVGGRKEIVADVRMLSATNIPPQTAVRENRLREDLYYRLNVFTLHLPPLREREDDIPHLVQHFLDKFREKHQARARAIREEALELLRAYSWPGNVRELRNVMERATILADGEWIEVSHLPAYIRTPSAEPMDDLPIPTGMSAAEVEKRLILQTLDETGNNKAETARRLGLNVKTIRNKLRSYGLDR, from the coding sequence GTGAACAAGCAGGGAGCGACCATACTCGTCGTGGACGACGACGCAACCATGCGAGACGTCCTGGAGATGCGGCTCCAGACGTGGGGGTATCGAGTCCTCCTCGCCGGCGACGCGCATGAAGCGTCGGCGCTCCTCGAGAAGGAGGATCCGGATCTCGTGCTTTCCGACGTCGTCATGCCCGAGCTTTCGGGTCTGGACCTCCTCCGCACGCTCAAGAGGTCGGATCCCGATCGACCCGTAATCCTGCTCACGGCGCACGGCACGGTCGAGATGGCCGTCGAAGCGATGAAGGCGGGAGCGCTCGACTTCCTCACTAAGCCACTCAACTACGGGAACCTTCGTACGGTCCTCGACCAGGCTTCCCATGACCGCGATCTCCTCAAGTCCCAAGGGAGCGCGCCTGCCGAGTCCAGCGACCGGGCGTTCGGACGCTTCGTCGGGTCGAGCTCACCGATGGTCGAGATCTACGAGCTCATAGACTCCCTTGCCGGGAGCGACGCCCCGGTCCTGATCACCGGAGAAAGCGGCACGGGAAAGGAGCTCGCCGCCCGCACGATTCACGAGCTGAGCGAGCGCAGCCAGGGGCCCTTCGTGGCCATGAACGCCGCCGCGATTCCGCGGGACCTCGTGGAGAGCGAGATCTTCGGACACGAAAAGGGGTCGTTCACCGGGGCGAGCCATGATCGAATCGGATGCTTCGAGCTCGCCGACGGTGGGACCCTCTTCTTGGACGAAATCTCGGAAATGCCCATCGAGCTCCAGCCGAAGCTCCTCAGGGTCCTGGACGAAGCGCGATTCCGGAGGGTCGGCGGGAGGAAGGAGATCGTCGCGGACGTGCGGATGCTCTCCGCCACGAACATCCCACCGCAGACCGCGGTGCGGGAGAATCGACTCCGCGAGGACCTTTATTACCGCCTGAACGTCTTCACCCTGCATCTCCCACCCCTCCGCGAGCGGGAGGACGACATCCCGCATCTCGTCCAGCACTTCCTCGACAAGTTCCGGGAAAAACACCAGGCGCGCGCGCGGGCCATCCGGGAAGAGGCGCTCGAGCTCTTGCGCGCCTATTCCTGGCCGGGAAACGTCCGCGAGCTTCGTAACGTCATGGAGCGCGCCACGATTCTGGCCGATGGAGAGTGGATCGAGGTCTCGCACCTTCCCGCCTACATCCGGACCCCTTCGGCGGAGCCGATGGATGACTTGCCGATCCCAACGGGAATGAGCGCGGCCGAGGTCGAGAAGCGACTGATCCTCCAGACGCTGGACGAGACGGGGAACAACAAGGCCGAGACCGCCCGCCGCCTCGGTCTCAATGTCAAGACGATCCGGAACAAGCTCCGGTCCTACGGTCTCGATCGCTGA
- the phnD gene encoding phosphate/phosphite/phosphonate ABC transporter substrate-binding protein produces the protein MDPRYCDRDGDLVADLPSDPAWRLDPEALVFAYTPVEDPAQFRDVWAGFLRHLEAESERPVRFFPVQSNAAQIEAMRAGRLHVAGFNTGSVPLAVNCAGFVPMTMMGRADGSFGYEMEILTRRDSGIESVAELRGHTLAFTSPTSNSGFKAPSVLLEAEFGLVAGRDFEPAFSGRHDNSVLGVLHGDYDAAAVANIVIGQVLARGVGTMEDLRVLYRSETFPTTAYGVSNRLAPGLAEAVRRAFASFEWEGSALDDEFQDEDGFLPITYREHWEVIRRIDVTSETSWSCR, from the coding sequence TTGGACCCCCGATACTGCGACCGTGACGGCGATCTCGTCGCCGACCTCCCCTCCGATCCGGCTTGGCGCCTCGACCCGGAGGCGCTGGTCTTCGCGTATACGCCGGTCGAAGACCCCGCGCAGTTCAGAGACGTCTGGGCGGGATTCCTCCGGCACCTCGAGGCGGAGTCGGAGCGGCCGGTCCGGTTTTTTCCCGTCCAATCGAACGCCGCCCAGATCGAGGCGATGCGCGCGGGAAGGCTTCATGTCGCCGGTTTCAACACCGGGAGCGTTCCCCTCGCCGTGAATTGCGCCGGCTTCGTTCCAATGACGATGATGGGGCGGGCGGACGGGTCCTTTGGATACGAGATGGAGATTCTCACCCGGCGCGACAGCGGAATCGAGTCGGTGGCCGAGCTGAGAGGCCATACCCTCGCCTTCACGTCGCCCACCTCCAATAGCGGGTTCAAGGCTCCTTCGGTCCTCCTCGAAGCGGAGTTCGGGCTGGTCGCCGGCCGGGATTTCGAACCGGCCTTCTCCGGAAGGCACGACAACTCGGTCCTGGGAGTGTTGCACGGAGACTACGACGCCGCGGCGGTCGCGAACATCGTCATCGGGCAGGTCCTCGCGCGGGGGGTCGGCACGATGGAGGACCTACGGGTCCTGTACCGGTCCGAAACCTTTCCCACCACGGCGTATGGCGTCTCAAACCGGCTCGCCCCCGGGCTCGCCGAGGCGGTCCGTCGCGCCTTCGCGAGCTTCGAATGGGAGGGGAGCGCCCTCGACGACGAATTTCAGGACGAGGACGGGTTCCTTCCCATTACCTACCGGGAGCACTGGGAAGTGATTCGCCGCATCGACGTCACCTCCGAAACGAGTTGGAGCTGCCGATGA
- the ppk1 gene encoding polyphosphate kinase 1, which yields MRKSRNDSATTRRRLVPHARQYINLHPMDLRLSQAVQPAPVPPGAELDHPSLYFNRELSWLDFNRRVLQQAFDEGHPLLERVRFLGISASNLDEFVQKRVGGLRRLEAAGVRQRSPDGLRPSEQLPAVREAIRALSTAIQREWADELRPLLASRAGIRISRMSALDEAQRMELEAFFREHLYPILTPLAVDPGHPFPFISNLSLSLAIDMREPVAGTLHFARVKVPMRHGRWITVPGSGEPYHFVPVEEVIAHYAGELFRGMEILGVFPFRVTRNADVSREEEEAEDLIEMISEELRERRLAPVVRLEVEGTMPRRVQELLLRELELGREDLLEVSGELALEHVLDLANLDIPTHQFERWDPVVPPQIAAGGDADAETDIFSVLRQGDLLVHHPYESFSATVQRLVEAAAEDPSVLAIKQTLYRTSDDSPIVRALLRAAELGKQVAVLVEVKARFDEQNNIEWARILENAGVHVTYGLVGLKTHAKAVLVIREEGGHPRAYAHVGTGNYHVGNARVYTDLGLLTSDPEIGGDLVNLFHFLTGYAPAQPYRKLIVAPASMRAAFRRSIAREIELQEGGTPGRIVAKMNALDDPEIIRQLYRASCAGVRIELVVRGHCSLRPGLPGYSENIRVVSLIGRFLEHDRIFLFGNGGDPAVFIGSADWRGRNLDARVEAIVPITEPRLRDRLVQLLEYALADNDLAWEMGADGDYRRLAPQTGEERLNLHEKLMEETLRRRELVAQGATSR from the coding sequence ATGCGAAAGAGTCGTAACGATTCGGCCACGACGCGGCGTCGGCTCGTTCCCCATGCCAGGCAGTACATTAATCTCCACCCCATGGACCTCCGCCTTAGCCAGGCCGTTCAGCCCGCGCCAGTGCCCCCCGGGGCCGAGCTGGATCACCCGTCGCTGTACTTCAACCGGGAGCTCAGCTGGCTGGACTTCAACCGCCGCGTGCTGCAACAGGCCTTCGACGAGGGACACCCTCTCCTCGAGAGGGTTCGTTTTCTTGGCATCTCGGCAAGCAACCTGGACGAATTCGTGCAGAAGCGGGTGGGCGGGCTCCGCCGTCTTGAGGCGGCAGGGGTCAGGCAGCGGTCCCCGGACGGGCTGCGGCCGTCCGAACAACTGCCCGCCGTGCGGGAGGCCATTCGCGCCCTCTCGACAGCGATTCAGCGGGAGTGGGCGGACGAGCTGAGGCCCCTCCTCGCGTCGCGGGCCGGAATCCGGATCTCGCGGATGTCCGCGCTCGACGAAGCGCAGCGGATGGAGCTCGAGGCGTTCTTCCGGGAACACCTCTATCCAATTCTCACGCCGCTCGCGGTGGACCCGGGGCACCCCTTCCCCTTCATCTCGAACCTCTCGCTCTCCCTTGCGATCGACATGAGAGAACCGGTCGCCGGTACCCTGCACTTCGCACGGGTCAAAGTTCCGATGCGGCACGGCCGCTGGATCACTGTCCCCGGCTCAGGGGAGCCGTACCACTTCGTTCCGGTCGAAGAAGTGATCGCGCATTACGCGGGGGAGCTGTTCCGGGGAATGGAGATCCTCGGAGTCTTTCCCTTCCGTGTGACGCGCAATGCGGACGTGAGCCGCGAGGAGGAGGAAGCCGAAGATCTCATCGAGATGATCTCCGAGGAGCTCCGCGAGCGCCGCCTCGCGCCCGTCGTCCGTCTCGAGGTCGAGGGGACCATGCCACGGCGCGTCCAGGAGCTCCTTCTGCGAGAGCTCGAACTCGGGCGGGAGGATCTGCTCGAGGTCTCGGGAGAGCTCGCGCTCGAGCACGTCCTCGATCTCGCGAATCTCGATATCCCCACGCACCAGTTCGAACGGTGGGACCCGGTCGTTCCCCCTCAGATTGCGGCCGGAGGCGACGCGGACGCCGAAACCGACATCTTCTCCGTGCTCCGGCAGGGCGACCTCCTCGTCCACCATCCGTACGAATCGTTCTCCGCCACCGTGCAACGCCTCGTAGAGGCTGCCGCGGAAGATCCGTCGGTGCTCGCGATCAAGCAGACGCTTTATCGCACATCGGACGATTCGCCTATCGTTCGCGCCCTCCTGAGGGCGGCGGAGCTGGGAAAGCAGGTCGCGGTCCTCGTCGAGGTGAAGGCGCGATTCGACGAACAGAACAACATCGAGTGGGCCAGGATCCTGGAGAATGCCGGCGTCCACGTCACCTACGGCCTCGTTGGCTTAAAGACCCACGCGAAGGCAGTCCTGGTGATTCGGGAGGAAGGCGGGCATCCGCGGGCCTACGCACATGTCGGGACCGGGAACTACCATGTGGGGAATGCCCGCGTGTACACCGACCTCGGTCTCCTCACCTCCGATCCGGAAATAGGGGGCGACCTCGTCAATCTCTTCCACTTCCTCACCGGATACGCGCCGGCCCAGCCCTACCGGAAGCTCATCGTTGCACCGGCCTCCATGCGGGCCGCCTTCCGGCGGTCGATCGCTCGGGAGATCGAGCTTCAGGAAGGTGGAACGCCCGGACGGATCGTGGCGAAGATGAACGCGTTGGACGATCCGGAGATCATCCGTCAGCTCTACCGCGCGTCGTGCGCCGGGGTGCGCATCGAGCTGGTCGTCCGCGGGCACTGCTCGCTTCGCCCCGGCCTCCCCGGTTACAGCGAAAACATCCGGGTAGTCAGCCTGATCGGCCGTTTTCTCGAGCACGACCGGATCTTTTTATTTGGAAATGGTGGCGACCCGGCCGTCTTCATCGGGAGCGCGGACTGGCGGGGCCGGAACCTGGATGCGCGGGTCGAAGCGATCGTCCCCATCACCGAGCCCCGCCTTCGCGACCGCCTGGTACAGCTCCTCGAATACGCTTTGGCCGACAACGACCTGGCATGGGAGATGGGAGCCGACGGAGATTATCGGCGCCTGGCCCCGCAGACGGGGGAAGAAAGGCTGAACCTCCACGAGAAGCTCATGGAAGAGACGCTCCGGCGCCGCGAGCTCGTCGCGCAGGGCGCGACATCGCGTTAG
- the phnC gene encoding phosphonate ABC transporter ATP-binding protein, producing MTDGRPLLEIEDLYVRYGAMEPVLHGVSLALGPREVVALIGPSGAGKSTLLRAVQRLVEPTSGRIVLEGTEITGLPRRALRAARRRMGMIFQEFALVERLTVMENVLSGALGRTGLVRSLRRRFQPEDVEEAFTLLDRVGLTGLQDRRCDSLSGGQKQRVGIARALIQHPAALLVDEPTASLDPATSIRIMTLITEICEERGLAAIINLHDVPLARRFCGRIAGMSEGTIVSDGPAARLDDVLLRRIYGDEVSLSGPHSPDVGAES from the coding sequence ATGACGGACGGCCGCCCGCTCCTCGAGATCGAGGACCTATACGTCAGGTACGGAGCGATGGAGCCGGTCCTCCACGGCGTGTCGCTGGCCCTGGGGCCGCGCGAGGTCGTAGCTCTGATCGGTCCTTCCGGAGCCGGGAAGAGCACCCTGCTCCGGGCGGTGCAGCGGCTCGTCGAACCCACATCGGGGCGTATCGTTCTCGAAGGCACCGAAATCACCGGCCTCCCTCGCCGGGCGCTCCGCGCCGCGCGCCGCCGAATGGGGATGATCTTCCAGGAATTCGCTCTGGTGGAGCGCCTCACGGTGATGGAGAACGTCCTCTCCGGCGCCCTCGGGCGCACAGGGCTCGTCCGGAGCCTCCGGCGCCGCTTCCAACCCGAAGATGTCGAGGAAGCATTCACCCTCCTGGACAGGGTCGGCCTCACCGGCCTCCAGGACCGGCGGTGCGACTCCCTGTCGGGGGGCCAGAAACAACGGGTCGGGATCGCCCGGGCCCTCATCCAGCATCCGGCGGCCCTCCTCGTGGACGAACCCACGGCCAGCCTGGACCCGGCGACCTCGATCCGGATCATGACGCTCATCACGGAGATCTGCGAAGAGAGGGGGCTCGCCGCCATCATCAACCTGCACGACGTTCCACTCGCGCGCCGATTTTGTGGCCGGATCGCAGGAATGAGCGAGGGAACGATCGTCTCGGACGGCCCGGCCGCCCGGCTCGACGATGTTCTCCTTCGCCGGATCTACGGGGATGAGGTGAGCCTGTCCGGTCCCCATTCACCCGACGTTGGAGCGGAGTCCTGA
- the phnE gene encoding phosphonate ABC transporter, permease protein PhnE yields MPVVVRNAVREWTRRTPAEERIRFAIVLGVVAILGAAWTGISSGTTWSFVWSSGTQARDLASRMFPPDASYGPSLLRPLVDTLHIATLGTALGVLIALPLAFAAAHPTTPSRLLVRPFALLVLVTSRSVNSIIWALFLVVVLGPGTVSGILAIALRSVGFVGKLVYEAIEEAPTLPVLAVQATGAGRVQSLAYGLVPNLLPVMAGASVYRWEINIREATILGLVGAGGIGMALQSSIDALAWSRVSVILVAILATVVLAEWVSARVRRRFR; encoded by the coding sequence ATGCCCGTTGTGGTCCGGAACGCGGTCAGGGAGTGGACCCGCCGTACACCGGCAGAAGAACGGATCCGCTTTGCGATCGTCCTCGGGGTCGTCGCGATCCTCGGAGCTGCATGGACCGGGATCTCTTCGGGAACCACGTGGTCCTTCGTGTGGAGCTCCGGCACGCAGGCGCGGGACCTGGCGTCGCGGATGTTTCCTCCGGACGCGTCTTATGGACCCTCGTTGTTGCGGCCCCTCGTAGACACGCTTCACATCGCGACGCTCGGAACCGCCCTCGGCGTCCTGATCGCACTTCCCCTCGCGTTCGCGGCCGCACATCCAACCACGCCGTCGCGACTCCTCGTCCGTCCGTTCGCCCTCCTTGTCCTCGTGACCTCCAGGTCGGTGAATTCGATCATCTGGGCGCTCTTTCTCGTCGTGGTGCTGGGTCCGGGGACGGTGTCGGGAATCCTGGCGATCGCCCTTCGGTCGGTCGGATTCGTAGGGAAGCTCGTCTACGAGGCAATCGAAGAGGCGCCGACGCTCCCCGTCCTGGCCGTCCAGGCGACCGGCGCAGGGCGGGTCCAATCGCTCGCATACGGACTGGTCCCGAACCTCCTCCCGGTCATGGCGGGGGCGAGCGTCTATCGGTGGGAGATCAACATCCGCGAGGCGACGATCCTCGGACTCGTCGGAGCCGGAGGAATCGGAATGGCGCTCCAGAGCTCGATCGATGCCCTGGCCTGGTCCCGCGTGAGCGTCATCCTCGTCGCGATCCTCGCCACCGTCGTCCTGGCCGAGTGGGTGTCGGCCCGGGTCAGGCGCCGCTTCCGGTGA
- a CDS encoding HAMP domain-containing sensor histidine kinase: MRITTRIVAGLFLMAALLIGALWYQLTQVDRLQQVNLELSRTNLEAARISILLVQGFEGVLEFAEKASLLRDDEYRRQWTDWEQAVDAALVRLTELSLEGEEARIRARVQIGWREYRATGPALWLNPTRFGEVQAMLLALRGEVERLIEVNEAAVALRADMSAAAGERARVVARAAAGASLGLAGIASLLLFFSISGPLRHLTRGTRELAAGRFKHRLEIRGPGELADLARDFNDMAARLDELEDLKRDFVSHVSHELKNPLAAVQETVEILLDELPGPLNQKQRHLLDLARRSSGRLSSMIGDLLEVSRLEGGGASYRVASHDAAEIVRSVLEELQPVAEENNRSLDLVGTPTVTVLCDGERVREVVANLVGNAIKFSSAGTRVEADLAGCRSLPPGVPEWYTSVLAGESGPFLLLSVADEGIGVPDEHKTRIFDKFHQVGGRQRIQGQGVGLGLAISRRIVEAHGGAIWVEDRPRGGSIFFVLLPVASSRWRDIQSMDEANRSHEEEMGSAHPAAAPVGRVATKATLALLAVFALPGCALMGGGSSGTSAPAPPEDVREAPPEASGSEPSPAWSVRMDRARALLAGGSFADAASELEAALRLGADGDALTEAHWGLALVYLSPASLLQDRARALTHLDIVEHEASDGLVQAQAAWARETLEQVAQLEGQIQERDELLRQLNDALEMLRRIDLDRRPSGGGAPGVAPGH, from the coding sequence GTGAGGATCACCACCCGGATCGTTGCGGGCCTTTTTCTAATGGCCGCGCTCTTGATCGGAGCGCTCTGGTATCAACTCACCCAGGTGGACCGGCTGCAACAGGTCAATCTGGAGCTCTCCCGTACCAATCTCGAAGCCGCACGTATCTCCATTCTCCTGGTCCAGGGGTTTGAGGGCGTTCTGGAGTTCGCCGAAAAGGCGTCCCTCCTTCGCGACGACGAATACCGGCGCCAGTGGACGGACTGGGAGCAGGCGGTAGACGCAGCCTTGGTCCGTCTCACCGAACTCTCTCTGGAAGGTGAAGAGGCGCGGATTCGCGCGCGGGTGCAGATTGGATGGCGCGAGTACCGGGCCACGGGTCCCGCCCTCTGGTTGAACCCCACCCGTTTCGGAGAAGTGCAGGCGATGCTCCTCGCCCTGCGGGGCGAAGTTGAGCGACTCATCGAGGTGAACGAGGCGGCCGTAGCGCTGAGAGCCGACATGTCCGCCGCCGCCGGCGAGCGGGCCCGCGTGGTCGCTCGAGCGGCCGCGGGCGCCTCGCTCGGGCTGGCAGGAATCGCGAGCCTCCTCCTCTTCTTCTCCATCTCCGGGCCCCTCCGACATCTCACCCGCGGCACCCGGGAGCTCGCGGCGGGGCGTTTCAAGCATCGCCTCGAGATTCGGGGGCCGGGCGAGCTCGCGGACCTTGCGCGCGATTTCAATGACATGGCTGCGAGGTTGGACGAGCTGGAAGACCTCAAGCGGGACTTCGTTTCCCACGTCTCGCACGAGCTCAAGAATCCCCTCGCGGCTGTGCAGGAAACCGTGGAGATTCTTCTCGACGAGCTCCCGGGGCCACTCAATCAAAAGCAGCGGCACCTCCTCGACCTCGCTCGCAGGAGTTCCGGAAGGCTCTCCTCGATGATCGGCGACCTGCTCGAGGTATCGCGCCTCGAAGGCGGGGGAGCCAGTTACCGTGTCGCCTCGCACGATGCGGCGGAAATCGTCCGATCGGTCCTCGAAGAGCTCCAGCCGGTCGCCGAGGAAAACAACCGAAGCCTCGACCTCGTGGGCACCCCAACGGTCACCGTCCTTTGCGACGGTGAAAGGGTCCGCGAGGTCGTCGCCAATTTGGTCGGGAACGCCATCAAATTCTCCTCCGCCGGCACTCGGGTGGAGGCGGACCTCGCCGGGTGCCGCTCCCTCCCGCCCGGGGTCCCGGAGTGGTACACCTCCGTTCTGGCTGGCGAAAGCGGACCATTCCTCCTCCTCTCGGTGGCCGATGAAGGGATCGGCGTCCCCGACGAGCACAAGACTCGAATCTTCGACAAATTCCACCAGGTGGGCGGCCGCCAACGCATCCAGGGACAGGGTGTGGGGCTCGGCCTCGCCATTTCGCGCAGGATCGTCGAGGCGCACGGAGGAGCCATCTGGGTCGAGGACCGGCCGAGGGGCGGGTCCATCTTTTTCGTCCTCCTTCCTGTCGCGTCGAGCCGGTGGCGCGATATTCAGTCCATGGACGAAGCCAATCGCAGCCACGAGGAGGAAATGGGATCGGCCCATCCCGCCGCCGCCCCTGTTGGTCGGGTCGCGACCAAGGCCACACTGGCGCTCCTCGCGGTTTTCGCTCTTCCGGGCTGCGCCCTCATGGGAGGGGGATCGAGCGGCACCTCGGCGCCGGCACCCCCGGAGGACGTCCGGGAGGCTCCTCCGGAGGCATCGGGCTCCGAGCCTTCACCGGCCTGGTCCGTCCGGATGGATCGCGCTCGCGCCCTTCTCGCGGGGGGGAGCTTCGCCGACGCGGCGAGCGAGCTCGAAGCGGCCCTTCGACTCGGCGCGGATGGCGACGCGCTGACCGAAGCGCATTGGGGTCTCGCCCTCGTATATCTGTCCCCCGCGAGTCTCCTACAGGATCGCGCGAGGGCCTTGACCCACCTCGACATCGTGGAGCACGAAGCCTCGGACGGGCTCGTGCAGGCCCAGGCGGCCTGGGCACGCGAGACGCTGGAGCAGGTCGCGCAGCTCGAGGGGCAGATTCAGGAGCGGGACGAGCTCTTGCGACAGCTCAATGATGCCTTGGAGATGCTTCGTCGAATCGATCTAGACCGACGCCCGTCGGGAGGAGGCGCCCCCGGAGTGGCTCCGGGACACTAG
- a CDS encoding glycerophosphodiester phosphodiesterase family protein, which translates to MRSPGLAGLGLSLLITVGCGVDRTEDVMTLADEGRRILIAHRGASAYAPEHTLDAYRLAMDQGADFVEPDLQVTSDGVLICLHDLTLDRTTNVEEAFPDRFREEESQGRTVRRWYASDFTLEEIRRLDAGSWFDERFRGASVPTLAEAIELVLGRAGLYPETKAPEVYGDLGLDMERLLVAELERTGLLRPGTHPATPVVIQSFSPESLRILRGDLGVELPLTLLIGGAEAAAEWLTPEGLARAREFADGIGPTKGLLLETPALVERIHEAGMQVVPYTFASRNTGDFATVTEEMAYFLYELGVDALFTNNPDEFPRRPARSGS; encoded by the coding sequence ATGAGATCACCCGGGCTCGCGGGACTTGGCCTCTCGCTCCTGATCACCGTGGGATGCGGCGTGGACCGAACGGAGGACGTGATGACGCTCGCGGATGAAGGACGCCGGATCCTCATCGCCCACCGAGGAGCGTCGGCTTATGCGCCCGAACACACGCTCGATGCGTATCGGCTCGCGATGGATCAGGGGGCGGACTTCGTCGAACCGGATCTTCAGGTCACGAGCGATGGAGTTCTGATCTGCCTCCACGATCTCACCCTCGATCGGACCACGAACGTCGAGGAGGCCTTCCCGGACCGATTCCGCGAAGAGGAGTCCCAGGGAAGGACGGTGCGACGCTGGTATGCGTCGGACTTCACGCTCGAGGAGATCCGTCGGCTCGACGCGGGATCGTGGTTCGACGAGCGCTTTCGGGGCGCGAGCGTCCCGACTCTTGCGGAGGCGATCGAGCTCGTCCTGGGGAGGGCTGGACTGTACCCGGAAACCAAGGCGCCCGAGGTGTACGGAGACCTCGGCCTGGACATGGAGCGCCTCCTCGTGGCGGAGCTGGAGCGTACCGGGCTTCTGAGGCCGGGCACCCACCCCGCGACTCCAGTGGTCATCCAGTCGTTCAGTCCGGAGAGCCTCCGGATTCTTCGGGGCGATCTCGGCGTCGAGCTCCCACTTACTCTCCTCATCGGGGGCGCCGAAGCGGCCGCAGAGTGGCTCACTCCCGAAGGGCTGGCGCGTGCCCGCGAGTTCGCGGACGGGATCGGTCCCACCAAGGGCCTCCTCCTCGAAACGCCCGCGCTCGTCGAACGGATCCACGAAGCTGGGATGCAGGTGGTCCCCTATACCTTCGCTTCGAGGAACACGGGAGACTTCGCAACCGTGACGGAAGAGATGGCGTACTTCCTCTACGAGCTCGGGGTGGACGCCCTCTTCACGAACAACCCGGACGAGTTCCCGCGCCGGCCAGCGCGGAGCGGCTCCTGA